From Plasmodium yoelii strain 17X genome assembly, chromosome: 7, one genomic window encodes:
- a CDS encoding ran-specific GTPase-activating protein 1, putative translates to MEDEKNDYNPEEEVTTGNWNTPKIELKEVEIKTGEEDESLFWSGRSKLYRWVEGEWKERGLGESKLLLHKKNGTIRFLLRQEKTLKVVANHYIYPNKAYCKLVPNAGSEKIYAWTVKDFAEEPKIEQFALKFNTAEAAKLFKQKFDEAGQINLKLLDDKCELKTEKVEEKEKEKEKEEKKDEKEEKEEKEKEKKEDKEDKKEEKEDKKEEKEEDKKEKKEDKEEEKKEEKKEEKEEKEEKEKEKKEDKEKDKKEDKEEDKKEKVKEDKEENIKRED, encoded by the exons atggaagatgaaaaaaatgattataaccCAGAAGAGGAAGTAACTACAGGAAACTGGAATACCCCAAaa aTCGAATTAAAAGAAGTCGAAATAAAAACAGGAGAAGAAGATGAAAGTTTATTTTGGTCAGGAAGATCGAAATTGTATAGATGGGTAGAAGGAGAATGGAAAGAAAGAGGGTTAGGAGAatctaaattattattacataaaaaaaatggaacaaTTAGATTTTTATTAAGACAAGAAAAAACTTTAAAAGTTGTTGCAAACCATTATATTTATCCTAATAAAGCATATTGCAAACTTGTACCAAATGCCGGaagtgaaaaaatatatgcatggACTGTTAAAGATTTTGCTGAAGAGCCAAAAATCGAACAATTTGCCTTAAAATTTAATACAGCAGAGGCCGCAAAATTGTTTAAGCAAAAATTTGATGAGGCTGGCCAAATTAACCTCAAGTTACTTGACGACAAATGCGAGTTGAAAACTGAGAAAGTGGAAGAAAAGGAAAAGGAAAaggaaaaagaagaaaaaaaggatgaaaaggaagaaaaggaagaaaaagaaaaagaaaaaaaagaagataaggaagataaaaaagaagaaaaggaagataaaaaagaagaaaaggaagaagataaaaaagagaaaaaagaaGATAAGGAAGAAGAGAAAAAAGAAgagaaaaaagaagaaaaggaagaaaaggaagaaaaagaaaaagaaaaaaaagaagataaggaaaaagataaaaaagagGATAAGGAAGAAGATAAAAAAGAGAAGGTTAAAGAAGATAAGGAAGAAAACATAAAAAGGGAAGATTAA
- a CDS encoding apical merozoite protein, putative yields MNYNFLFFSILIINIFSTHLISKCNKLKLSSKRKSNQDALIPNEGNYMNNNIIDGEKNNKENINEEIIKQDGKIDNGENYIEIKLDYNKNDRINNEKINTNINHIDNVQNEYDNIKEMEKMTKSYEDMSILEENSKKLQNDIHSWIKSVHSIEEKTNTLKNIKNDLLNNITSLNKTLLEEIENINEIKKLQNEQNEIFSENLLYFFPSMPEKLQENVEKDYNILNYLEIYNKKDNLKKVDTNISSTCMFSFFSYLILFSATVFFFL; encoded by the coding sequence atgaattataattttttatttttttcgattttaataataaatatattttcaacaCATTTAATAAGCAAATGTAACAAACTGAAATTAAGTTCAAAAAGAAAAAGTAACCAGGATGCTCTTATTCCAAATGAGGgaaattatatgaacaataatataattgatggtgaaaaaaataataaggaaaatataaatgaagaaataatTAAACAGGATGGAAAAATAGACAATggagaaaattatatagaaaTTAAATtagattataataaaaacgatagaataaataatgagaaaataaatacaaatattaaTCATATTGATAATGTACAAAATGaatatgataatattaaagaaatggaaaaaatgacaaaaagCTATGAAGATATGAGTATTTTAGaagaaaattcaaaaaaattacaaaatgaTATACATTCATGGATAAAATCTGTACATAGTATTGAAGAAAAGACaaatacattaaaaaatataaaaaatgatttattaaataatattacatcattaaataaaacattattagaagaaattgaaaatattaatgaaattaaaaaacttcaaaatgaacaaaatgaaatattttctGAAAATTTGTTGTATTTTTTCCCATCAATGCCTGAAAAATTACAAGAAAATGTAGAAAaagattataatattttaaattatttagaaatttacaataaaaaagataatttaaaaaaagttgATACAAATATATCATCTACTTGTATGTTTAGTTTTTTTagttatttaattttgttttcaGCAAcagttttcttttttttataa
- a CDS encoding 60S ribosomal protein L7ae/L30e, putative, with the protein MEINSVKDDASELKRKKEEEKEEKEEEEQTENEQENDNNSVTSTNKNKEKKGYDKTIEEIKKENSNSYISKISEPLLKKKYYKYLLKIIDYTYHAKINATHIIKTNEQIDDKKKKILKTKFLIIGLSQVIKAIRRGIKGILILAIDVFPIDIICHMPVFCEENNIPYTFFTTKNKLAHLCKLKRSITCLFICKPNNDLTEFENTLNKYSTKHKISNYNKAYDKLQTAIKKNHPFFQ; encoded by the coding sequence atggaaataaacTCTGTTAAAGATGATGCATCCGaattaaaaaggaaaaaagaagaagaaaaagaagaaaaagaagaagaagaacaAACAGAAAACGAacaagaaaatgataataatagtgTTACTAGTACcaacaaaaataaagaaaaaaaaggttatgataaaacaattgaagaaataaaaaaagaaaacagTAATTCATACATATCAAAAATTAGCGAaccattattaaaaaaaaaatattataaatatcttttaaaaattatagatTATACATATCATGCTAAAATTAATGCAacacatataataaaaactaATGAACAAattgatgataaaaaaaaaaaaatattaaaaacgaaatttttaataataggGTTAAGTCAAGTAATTAAAGCTATAAGAAGAGGTATCAAAGGAATACTCATTTTAGCTATTGATGTATTCCCTATTGATATTATTTGTCATATGCCAGTATTTtgtgaagaaaataatattccatatacattttttacaaCTAAAAATAAGTTAGCTCATTTATGTAAGTTAAAAAGATCTATTacttgtttatttatttgcaaACCAAATAATGATCTTACAGAATTTGAAAAcacattaaataaatatagcaCCAAACACAAAATTAGTAACTATAATAAAGCTTATGATAAATTACAAAcagctataaaaaaaaatcatccATTTTTCCAGTAA